TCCGGCGCAGTTCCGCGAACGGGGCGCACTGCCCAAAGAGGTCCACGCCAATAATCCCGCGCGTCTTGGGTCCAATCAGCGCCTTTACGCTTTCCGGGTCGATCTGGAGCGTTTCGGGGTCGATGTCGGCGAATTTCGGTACGGCGCCCAAAAAGGCGACGCATTCCGCAGGCGCGATGAAGGTGAAGTCCGGGACGATGACCTCGTCCCCAGGTACGACCCCGAGTGCCATCAGGGCGATGGTCAGCGCCTCGGTCCCGCTCCCGCAGGTGATGGCGTGCTCGATTCCGCAAAAATCGGCCAATTTGCGTTCCAGGTCCGCGACCGCTGGTCCGCCTATGTAGCAACCACTGTCCAAGACGGCGTTTTCGGCCTCTTCCAGCTCGCTTTTATAGGCCTCTCTTTGGGCCGTGAGGTTCGCAAATGGCATCATAATGCCTATAATTTAGCAAATAATGGGCGTTATTTAGCAAATGGCGAGGGTGGGAGGGGTTGACAAATTTCTGTGCTTTACTATCTTTGTGCCTACAAAAAATTTTAAGTAAGTTTTTACCCGGAGATATAAAGTGCCGCAACATAAATCTTGCAAAAAGCGCTTGCGTCAGGCCGAAAAGGCCAATGCCATGAACCGTGCTGCCCGTGCAGAAATTCGTGCTAGCCTCAAGGTCATCCGTACCGCTACCACGAAGGAAGCCGCCCTTGCTGAAATGCCGAAGCTCTTCAGCAAGCTCGACAAGGCTGCCAGCTCCAAGCGCGCCGGTTTCAACGCCAACCGCGCTGCGAACTACAAGGCCAAGGTCGCCAAAGTCATTAACGGCTTTGCCTAATAG
Above is a genomic segment from Fibrobacter sp. UWP2 containing:
- the rpsT gene encoding 30S ribosomal protein S20, with product MPQHKSCKKRLRQAEKANAMNRAARAEIRASLKVIRTATTKEAALAEMPKLFSKLDKAASSKRAGFNANRAANYKAKVAKVINGFA